One window from the genome of Zonotrichia leucophrys gambelii isolate GWCS_2022_RI chromosome 29, RI_Zleu_2.0, whole genome shotgun sequence encodes:
- the KRT18 gene encoding keratin, type I cytoskeletal 18, which translates to MSFSRRTVYSSSVRSGGIGTLGTAGIAPGRRLAPLGSAASVYAGAGGAGSRISVSRTLSSAGGAFGAGYGAGYGAGLGGSVLLGGSGTVANEKEAMQDLNDRLATYLEQVRRLERENRRLETQIREFMAKKGPSAHDWSPQWELIEELRDKILESTVENARTVLQIDNARLAADDFRVKFEAELAIRLSVDSDIAGLRKVLDDTNMTRLQLEGDIEALREELILLRKDHDQEVQDLRAQASQSALTVEVDAPQSQDLGKVLGELRAQYDALAQKNLEDLEKQWGQQITETTLEVTQSTKDLDVARGTVGALRRSLQTLEIDLEALRNQNMGLEAALAEAEARAGAHLAQVQLQVSAAEAELRDVRAQLQRQNEQHRELLGLKDRLEAEIATYRRLLEGGDDFSLRDALDKETTATTAGTGPTQRVITETREVKIRTY; encoded by the exons ATGAGCTTCTCCCGCCGCACCGTCTATTCCAGCTCCGTCCGCTCCGGCGGCATCGGGACCCTGGGGACCGCCGGGATCGCCCCCGGCCGCCGCCTCGCGCCCCTGGGCAGCGCCGCCAGCGTGTAcgcgggggcggggggcgcggggtcCCGGATCTCCGTCAGCCGCACCCTGAGCAGCGCCGGGGGCGCCTTTGGGGCCGGCTATGGGGCCGGTTATGGGGCCGGCCTGGGGGGCAGCGTCCTCCTGGGGGGCTCCGGGACCGTGGCCAACGAGAAGGAGGCGATGCAGGACCTCAACGACCGCCTGGCCACGTACCTGGAGCAGGTGCGGAGACTGGAGCGGGAGAACCGGCGCCTGGAGACCCAGATCCGGGAGTTTATGGCCAAAAAGGGACCCAGCGCCCACGACTGGAGCCCCCAGTGGGAGCTGATAGAGGAGCTACGGGACAAG atCCTGGAGAGCACGGTGGAGAATGCACGCACCGTGCTGCAGATTGACAACGCTCGGCTGGCGGCCGACGACTTCCGCGTCAA GTTCGAGGCAGAGCTGGCCATCCGCCTGTCGGTGGACAGCGACATCGCCGGGCTGCGCAAGGTCCTGGACGACACCAACATGACGCGGCTGCAGCTCGAGGGGGACATCGAGGCCCTGCGCGAGGAGCTGATCCTGCTGCGCAAGGACCACGACCAG GAAGTGCAGGACCTGCGGGCGCAGGCCTCGCAGTCGGCGCTGACGGTAGAGGTGGACGCTCCGCAGTCGCAGGATTTAGGGAAGGTCCTGGGAGAGCTGCGGGCTCAGTATGATGCCCTGGCCCAGAAAAATTTGGAGGACCTGGAGAAGCAGTGGGGGCAGCAG aTCACGGAGACCACCCTGGAGGTGACGCAGAGCACAAAGGACCTGGACGTGGCACGAGGCACTGTTGGGGCCCTGCGTCGCTCACTGCAAACCCTCGAGATCGACCTTGAGGCCCTGCGCAACCAG AACATGGGTCTGGAGGCGGCGCTGGCCGAGGCCGAGGCGCGGGCCGGGGCTCACCTGGCGCAGGTGCAGCTCCAGGTGAGCGCGGCCGAGGCAGAGCTGCGGGACGTGCGGGCGCAGCTCCAGCGGCAGAACGAGCAGCACCGGGAGCTGCTCGGCCTCAAGGACCGCCTCGAGGCCGAGATCGCGACATATCGGCGGCTGCTGGAGGGCGGCGACGATTTCAG cctgaggGATGCCCTGGACAAGGAGACCACGGCCACcacggcagggacagggcccaCCCAGCGCGTGATCACCGAGACCAGGGAGGTGAAGATCCGCACATACTGA
- the KRT8 gene encoding keratin, type II cytoskeletal 8 isoform X1 has protein sequence MEFRAGILAGIYSRERPHGTSPRPRSREGKPLRSSSAVPGRSFSSRSFTAAPALRMSTAPALGPYGGLRGGSGGLGGPSWVPGGGITAVTINRSLLTPLDVAVDPELQELRREEKEQIKTLNDKFAAFIDKVRFLEQQNKLLETKWGLLRAQPPPRSSLGGLLEGYAGTLRRQLEALGQERQRLRAELGHVRGLVEEFKAKYEEEINHRTEKENEFVLLKKDVDEAYMSKVELESRLESLTDEINFLRQLYEEELQELRAQVSDTAVVVSMDNSRQLDMAGVLADVRAQYEDIAGRSRAEAEGLYQVKYEELKTAAGKQGDDLRQTRGQIQELNRRIQRIQAEIEALKNQRSGLEAAVAEAEERGELALRDARAKLTDLEGALTQAKQDLARQLREYQELMNVKLALDIEIATYRKLLEGEESRLEAAVQNLSIHTKPSGYLGGLGGGFGGGFGGAFGGAVVSSGYSVPPPPPESTAPLKSRAIVIKKIETRDGKLVSESSDVLES, from the exons ATGGAATTCCGGGCGGGAATTCTGGCCGGGATTTATAGCCGGGAGCGGCCCCACGGCACCTCCCCACGGCCTCGCTCCCGGGAAGGGAAG CCGCTGCGGAGCAGCTCGGCCGTTCCGGGCCGCTCCTTCTCGTCCCGCTCCTTCACGGCGGCTCCGGCGCTGAGGATGAGCACGGCGCCGGCTCTCGGCCCTTACGGGGGGCTCCGGGGCGGCTCCGGGGGGCTCGGGGGACCCTCGTGGGTGCCGGGCGGGGGCATCACGGCCGTCACCATCAACCGGAGTCTCCTGACGCCGCTGGACGTGGCCGTGGATCccgagctgcaggagctgcgccgggaggagaaggagcagatcAAGACCCTCAATGATAAATTCGCCGCCTTCATCGacaag GTGCggttcctggagcagcagaacaaaCTCCTGGAGACCAAGTGGGGGCTCCTGCGGGCGCAGCCCCCTCCCCGCAGCAGCCTGGGGGGGCTCCTCGAGGGCTACGCGGGGACCCTGCGGCGGCAGCTGGAGGCGCTGGGGCAGGAGCGGCAGCGGCTGCGTGCAGAGCTCGGCCACGTCCGCGGGCTGGTCGAGGAGTTCAAGGCCAa gtATGAGGAGGAGATCAACCACCGCACAGAGAAGGAGAACGAGTTTGTCCTGCTCAAAAAG GACGTGGATGAAGCCTATATGTCCAAGGTGGAGCTGGAATCACGCCTGGAGAGCCTCACGGACGAGATAAACTTCCTGCGGCAGCTCTATGaggag gagctgcaggagctgcgggCGCAGGTGTCGGACACGGCCGTGGTGGTGTCCATGGACAACAGCCGCCAGCTGGACATGGCCGGGGTCCTGGCGGACGTGCGGGCGCAGTATGAGGACATCGCCGGCCGCAGCCGCGCTGAGGCTGAAGGCCTCTACCAGGTCAAG TACGAAGAGCTGAAGacagcagctgggaagcagGGGGACGACCTGCGCCAGACGCGCGGCCAGATCCAGGAGCTGAACCGGCGCATCCAGCGGATCCAGGCAGAGATTGAGGCTCTGAAAAACCAG CGCTCTGGGCTGGAGGCGGCCGTGGCCGAGGCTGAGGAGCGCGgggagctggcactgagggacGCCCGGGCCAAGCTGACCGACCTGGAGGGGGCCCTGACCCAGGCCAAGCAGGACCTGGCCCGGCAGCTCCGGGAGTACCAGGAGCTCATGAATGTCAAGCTGGCCCTGGACATCGAGATTGCGACATACAGGAAGCTGCTGGAGGGCGAGGAGAGCAG gctggaggctgctgtgcaGAACCTGAGCATCCACACCAAGCCTTCGGGGTACCTGG GTGGACTcgggggaggttttggggggggatttgggggggccTTTGGGGGGGCCGTGGTCAGCTCAGGGTACTCGGtgccgcccccgccccccgaGAGCACGGCCCCCCTCAAATCCCGGGCCATCGTCATCAAGAAGATCGAGACCCGCGACGGGAAGCTCGTGTCCGAGTCCTCCGACGTCCTGGAAAGCTGA
- the KRT8 gene encoding keratin, type II cytoskeletal 8 isoform X2 gives MEGRGGTRSRASLVPMSVSIPRQPLRSSSAVPGRSFSSRSFTAAPALRMSTAPALGPYGGLRGGSGGLGGPSWVPGGGITAVTINRSLLTPLDVAVDPELQELRREEKEQIKTLNDKFAAFIDKVRFLEQQNKLLETKWGLLRAQPPPRSSLGGLLEGYAGTLRRQLEALGQERQRLRAELGHVRGLVEEFKAKYEEEINHRTEKENEFVLLKKDVDEAYMSKVELESRLESLTDEINFLRQLYEEELQELRAQVSDTAVVVSMDNSRQLDMAGVLADVRAQYEDIAGRSRAEAEGLYQVKYEELKTAAGKQGDDLRQTRGQIQELNRRIQRIQAEIEALKNQRSGLEAAVAEAEERGELALRDARAKLTDLEGALTQAKQDLARQLREYQELMNVKLALDIEIATYRKLLEGEESRLEAAVQNLSIHTKPSGYLGGLGGGFGGGFGGAFGGAVVSSGYSVPPPPPESTAPLKSRAIVIKKIETRDGKLVSESSDVLES, from the exons ATGGAGGGCCGGGGTGGGACACGGAGCCGAGCCAGCCTTGTGCCC ATGTCGGTCTCCATCCCCCGGCAGCCGCTGCGGAGCAGCTCGGCCGTTCCGGGCCGCTCCTTCTCGTCCCGCTCCTTCACGGCGGCTCCGGCGCTGAGGATGAGCACGGCGCCGGCTCTCGGCCCTTACGGGGGGCTCCGGGGCGGCTCCGGGGGGCTCGGGGGACCCTCGTGGGTGCCGGGCGGGGGCATCACGGCCGTCACCATCAACCGGAGTCTCCTGACGCCGCTGGACGTGGCCGTGGATCccgagctgcaggagctgcgccgggaggagaaggagcagatcAAGACCCTCAATGATAAATTCGCCGCCTTCATCGacaag GTGCggttcctggagcagcagaacaaaCTCCTGGAGACCAAGTGGGGGCTCCTGCGGGCGCAGCCCCCTCCCCGCAGCAGCCTGGGGGGGCTCCTCGAGGGCTACGCGGGGACCCTGCGGCGGCAGCTGGAGGCGCTGGGGCAGGAGCGGCAGCGGCTGCGTGCAGAGCTCGGCCACGTCCGCGGGCTGGTCGAGGAGTTCAAGGCCAa gtATGAGGAGGAGATCAACCACCGCACAGAGAAGGAGAACGAGTTTGTCCTGCTCAAAAAG GACGTGGATGAAGCCTATATGTCCAAGGTGGAGCTGGAATCACGCCTGGAGAGCCTCACGGACGAGATAAACTTCCTGCGGCAGCTCTATGaggag gagctgcaggagctgcgggCGCAGGTGTCGGACACGGCCGTGGTGGTGTCCATGGACAACAGCCGCCAGCTGGACATGGCCGGGGTCCTGGCGGACGTGCGGGCGCAGTATGAGGACATCGCCGGCCGCAGCCGCGCTGAGGCTGAAGGCCTCTACCAGGTCAAG TACGAAGAGCTGAAGacagcagctgggaagcagGGGGACGACCTGCGCCAGACGCGCGGCCAGATCCAGGAGCTGAACCGGCGCATCCAGCGGATCCAGGCAGAGATTGAGGCTCTGAAAAACCAG CGCTCTGGGCTGGAGGCGGCCGTGGCCGAGGCTGAGGAGCGCGgggagctggcactgagggacGCCCGGGCCAAGCTGACCGACCTGGAGGGGGCCCTGACCCAGGCCAAGCAGGACCTGGCCCGGCAGCTCCGGGAGTACCAGGAGCTCATGAATGTCAAGCTGGCCCTGGACATCGAGATTGCGACATACAGGAAGCTGCTGGAGGGCGAGGAGAGCAG gctggaggctgctgtgcaGAACCTGAGCATCCACACCAAGCCTTCGGGGTACCTGG GTGGACTcgggggaggttttggggggggatttgggggggccTTTGGGGGGGCCGTGGTCAGCTCAGGGTACTCGGtgccgcccccgccccccgaGAGCACGGCCCCCCTCAAATCCCGGGCCATCGTCATCAAGAAGATCGAGACCCGCGACGGGAAGCTCGTGTCCGAGTCCTCCGACGTCCTGGAAAGCTGA
- the EIF4B gene encoding eukaryotic translation initiation factor 4B isoform X2, translating into MAAPAAAKKKPKKGKTLTLTDFLAEDGGGGGGPTYIPKPVSWADETDDLEVSTTWHSNDDDVYRAPPIDRSILPTAPRAAREPNIDRSRLPKSPPYTAFLGNLPYDVTEESIKDFFRGLNISAVRLPREPTNPERLKGFGYAEFEDIDSLFQALSLNEESLGNRRIRVDVADQAQDKDRDDRCFGRDRDRFRDSERFESDWRARPAAPDTFDDYPPRRGDDGFGDRYRDRYDDRYRDGPRRDMDRGFGSRDRYDDRSRDYDRGYDSRIGSGRRAFGSGYRRDDDYRGYEDRYDRRDDRMDRWNSRDDYGRDDFRREDRGPTQRPKLNLKPRSAPKEEETSAAPAAQSSRAASIFGGAKPVDTAAREREVEERLQKEQEKLQRQLEDDKRIDRRPRERHPSWRSEENQERSRTGSESSQSGPAGPPGTSTGSGPTGRTTRRRESEKSLENEPLGKEEEPPSPPPKSREEKPKVMPAPPPKENAWMKRSSQNPPGNSQSSDSEQASPTSGGPSGPTPPGDDGGPPRTPQRREELKPEGGRESSSKGRSCSRGPAGMGDPERRDPRKEHEPKKLEENPPSFSHASKYAALSMDGEDEGDDEEGAE; encoded by the exons ATGGCGGCCCCAG CGGCAGCGAAGAAGAAGCCAAAGAAGGGGAAGACGCTGACGCTGACGGATTTCCTGGCTGAGGatggggggggcggggggggccccACCTACATCCCCAAACCTGTGAGCTGGGCCGACGAGACCGACGACCTGGAAG TCTCCACCACGTGGCACAGCAATGATGACGACGTTTACCGGGCGCCTCCGATCGACCGCTCCATCCTTCCCACGGCCCCGCGCGCTGCCCGCGAGCCCAACATCGACAGAAGCcgcctccccaaatcccctccgTACACGGCATTCCTGGGAAACCTGCCCTACGATGTCACCGAAGAGTCCATTAAGGATTTCTTTCGAGGACTTAAT ATCAGCGCCGTGCGGCTCCCACGGGAACCCACCAATCCCGAGAGGTTGAAAGGTTTCGGATACGCGGAATTCGAGGATATTGATTCCCTGTTCCAGGCCCTGAGCCTCAATGAAGAG TCTTTAGGAAACAGAAGGATACGAGTGGATGTGGCAGATCAAGCTCAGGATAAAG ACCGGGATGATCGCTGCTTCGGCAGAGACCGGGATCGCTTCCGGGACTCAGAGCGGTTCGAGAGCGACTGGCGCGCGCGTCCGGCTGCTCCCGACACCTTCGATGACTACCCCCCGCGCCGGGGCGACGATGGATTCGGGGACA GATATCGTGATCGCTACGATGACCGGTATCGGGACGGGCCACGGCGGGACATGGATCGTGGTTTTGGGAGCCGGGATCGCTACGACGACCGCAGCAGGGATTATGACCGAG GCTACGATTCCCGAATAGGCAGCGGCCGGAGAGCCTTTGGAAGCGGGTACCGCCGGGACGATGATTACCGTGGCTATGAGGATCGTTATGACCGGCGGGATGACCGGATGGATCGGTGGAATTCCCGGGATGATTACGGCCGGGATGACTTCCGCCGTGAGGACAGAG GTCCCACCCAGAGACCGAAGCTCAACCTGAAGCCCCGGAGTGCTCCCAAGGAAGAGGAAACTTCAGCAGCTCCCGCTGCCCAATCCAGCCGGGCTGCTTCCATCTTCGGGGGGGCCAAGCCTGTGGATACAGCGGCTCGGGAGCGGGAGGTGGAGGAGCGGCtccagaaggagcaggaaaaacTCCAGCGGCAGCTGGAGGACGACAAGAGGATTGACAGACGGCCCCGGGAAAG GCATCCAAGCTGGCGAAGCGAGGAGAACCAGGAGCGATCCCGGACAGGCAGCGAATCCTCCCAGAGCGGCCCCGCGGGACCCCCGGGAACGTCCACGGGCTCCGGCCCCACCGGCCGGA CCACACGGAGGAGGGAGAGCGAGAAATCCCTGGAAAATGAGCCCCTAGGAAAAGAGGAGGAGCCGCCCTCACCGCCCCCCAAGTCCCGGGAGGAGAAGCCGAAGGTGATGCCGGCGCCGCCTCCCAAGGAAAACGCCTGGATGAAGCGGAGCAGCCAGAACCCCCCCGGcaattcccagagctctgactCGGAGCAAGCCTCCCCAACCAG TGGGGGCCCCTCCGGCCCCACCCCCCCTGGAGATGATGGGggcccccccaggaccccccagagGAGAG aggagctgaagcCTGAAGGGGGTCGGgagagcagctccaagggccGGAGCTGCAGCCGTGGCCCTGCAGGAATGGGGGACCCTGAGAG GAGGGACCCCCGGAAGGAGCACGAGCCAAAGAAACTGGAGGAGAACCCCCCCTCT ttcagCCATGCCAGCAAATATGCCGCGCTCTCCATGGATGGGGAGGATGAAGGTGATGATGAAGAAGGAGCTGAGTAA
- the LOC135459253 gene encoding keratin, type II cytoskeletal 5-like has translation MGGQGYPPCPPGGIKEVTINQSLLAPLNLEIDPEIQKVRTQEREEIKKLNDKFASFIDKVRFLEQQNRVLETKWKLLQEQGGAGTGGRNLDPFFETYISGLRKQLDCLSSEKHQLDTELKSFQDMVEDFKTKYEEEINKRTAAENEFVLLKKDVDGVYMAKVELQGKLDSLSDEINFLKCLYEAELAQMQKTVSDTSVVLSMDNNRSLDLDSIIAEVKAQYEEIANRSRAEAESWYRSKYEELQATAGKHGDSLKDTKTEISELNRMIQRIRAEIDSVKKQCETIQTSIADAEQRGEVALKDARDKLAELETALQKAKADMARQLREYQELMNVKLALDVEIATYRKLLEGEECR, from the exons ATGGGGGGCCAGGGCTACCCCCCATGCCCCCCGGGCGGCATCAAGGAGGTGACCATCAACCAGAGCCTGCTGGCCCCCCTCAATCTCGAGATTGACCCTGAGATCCAGAAGGTTCGGACACAGGAGCGGGAGGAGATCAAGAAACTCAACGACAAATTCGCCTCCTTCATTGACAAG GTCCggttcctggagcagcagaaccgAGTCCTGGAGACCAAGtggaagctgctgcaggaacagggcGGTGCAGGAACGGGGGGCAGGAACCTGGACCCTTTCTTTGAGACCTACATCAGTGGGCTGAGgaagcagctggattgtctctccAGTGAGAAGCACCagctggacacagagctgaAGAGCTTCCAGGACATGGTGGAGGACTTCAAGACAAA GTACGAGGAAGAGATAAACAAAAGGACGGCAGCTGAGAATGAATTTGTGCTCCTGAAGAAG gaCGTGGATGGAGTCTACATGGCCAAGGTGGAACTCCAGGGTAAACTGGACTCTCTGTCGGATGAGATCAACTTCCTCAAGTGTCTTTATGAGGCC gagctggcccAGATGCAGAAGACGGTGTCCGACACCTCGGTGGTGCTGTCCATGGACAACAACCGGAGCCTGGACCTGGACAGCATCATCGCCGAGGTGAAGGCGCAGTACGAGGAGATCGCCAACCGCAGCCGCGCCGAGGCCGAGTCCTGGTACCGATCCAAG tatgaggagctgcaggcaacCGCAGGCAAGCATGGAGACAGCCTCAAGGACACCAAGACCGAGATCTCAGAGCTCAACCGCATGATCCAGAGGATCCGGGCTGAGATCGACAGTGTGAAGAAGCAG TGTGAGACCATTCAGACGTCGATTGCGGATGCAGAGCAGCGCGGGGAGGTGGCTCTCAAGGATGCCAGGGATAAACTGGCCGAGCTGGAGACAGCCCTGCAGAAAGCCAAGGCTGACATGGCCCGGCAGCTCCGGGAGTACCAGGAGCTCATGAACGTCAAACTGGCCCTGGACGTGGAGATTGCGACCTACAGGAAGCTGCTGGAGGGCGAGGAGTGCAGGTAG
- the EIF4B gene encoding eukaryotic translation initiation factor 4B isoform X1, with protein MAAPAAAKKKPKKGKTLTLTDFLAEDGGGGGGPTYIPKPVSWADETDDLEVSTTWHSNDDDVYRAPPIDRSILPTAPRAAREPNIDRSRLPKSPPYTAFLGNLPYDVTEESIKDFFRGLNISAVRLPREPTNPERLKGFGYAEFEDIDSLFQALSLNEESLGNRRIRVDVADQAQDKDRDDRCFGRDRDRFRDSERFESDWRARPAAPDTFDDYPPRRGDDGFGDRYRDRYDDRYRDGPRRDMDRGFGSRDRYDDRSRDYDRGYDSRIGSGRRAFGSGYRRDDDYRGYEDRYDRRDDRMDRWNSRDDYGRDDFRREDRGPTQRPKLNLKPRSAPKEEETSAAPAAQSSRAASIFGGAKPVDTAAREREVEERLQKEQEKLQRQLEDDKRIDRRPRERHPSWRSEENQERSRTGSESSQSGPAGPPGTSTGSGPTGRTTRRRESEKSLENEPLGKEEEPPSPPPKSREEKPKVMPAPPPKENAWMKRSSQNPPGNSQSSDSEQASPTSGGPSGPTPPGDDGGPPRTPQRRAEELKPEGGRESSSKGRSCSRGPAGMGDPERRDPRKEHEPKKLEENPPSFSHASKYAALSMDGEDEGDDEEGAE; from the exons ATGGCGGCCCCAG CGGCAGCGAAGAAGAAGCCAAAGAAGGGGAAGACGCTGACGCTGACGGATTTCCTGGCTGAGGatggggggggcggggggggccccACCTACATCCCCAAACCTGTGAGCTGGGCCGACGAGACCGACGACCTGGAAG TCTCCACCACGTGGCACAGCAATGATGACGACGTTTACCGGGCGCCTCCGATCGACCGCTCCATCCTTCCCACGGCCCCGCGCGCTGCCCGCGAGCCCAACATCGACAGAAGCcgcctccccaaatcccctccgTACACGGCATTCCTGGGAAACCTGCCCTACGATGTCACCGAAGAGTCCATTAAGGATTTCTTTCGAGGACTTAAT ATCAGCGCCGTGCGGCTCCCACGGGAACCCACCAATCCCGAGAGGTTGAAAGGTTTCGGATACGCGGAATTCGAGGATATTGATTCCCTGTTCCAGGCCCTGAGCCTCAATGAAGAG TCTTTAGGAAACAGAAGGATACGAGTGGATGTGGCAGATCAAGCTCAGGATAAAG ACCGGGATGATCGCTGCTTCGGCAGAGACCGGGATCGCTTCCGGGACTCAGAGCGGTTCGAGAGCGACTGGCGCGCGCGTCCGGCTGCTCCCGACACCTTCGATGACTACCCCCCGCGCCGGGGCGACGATGGATTCGGGGACA GATATCGTGATCGCTACGATGACCGGTATCGGGACGGGCCACGGCGGGACATGGATCGTGGTTTTGGGAGCCGGGATCGCTACGACGACCGCAGCAGGGATTATGACCGAG GCTACGATTCCCGAATAGGCAGCGGCCGGAGAGCCTTTGGAAGCGGGTACCGCCGGGACGATGATTACCGTGGCTATGAGGATCGTTATGACCGGCGGGATGACCGGATGGATCGGTGGAATTCCCGGGATGATTACGGCCGGGATGACTTCCGCCGTGAGGACAGAG GTCCCACCCAGAGACCGAAGCTCAACCTGAAGCCCCGGAGTGCTCCCAAGGAAGAGGAAACTTCAGCAGCTCCCGCTGCCCAATCCAGCCGGGCTGCTTCCATCTTCGGGGGGGCCAAGCCTGTGGATACAGCGGCTCGGGAGCGGGAGGTGGAGGAGCGGCtccagaaggagcaggaaaaacTCCAGCGGCAGCTGGAGGACGACAAGAGGATTGACAGACGGCCCCGGGAAAG GCATCCAAGCTGGCGAAGCGAGGAGAACCAGGAGCGATCCCGGACAGGCAGCGAATCCTCCCAGAGCGGCCCCGCGGGACCCCCGGGAACGTCCACGGGCTCCGGCCCCACCGGCCGGA CCACACGGAGGAGGGAGAGCGAGAAATCCCTGGAAAATGAGCCCCTAGGAAAAGAGGAGGAGCCGCCCTCACCGCCCCCCAAGTCCCGGGAGGAGAAGCCGAAGGTGATGCCGGCGCCGCCTCCCAAGGAAAACGCCTGGATGAAGCGGAGCAGCCAGAACCCCCCCGGcaattcccagagctctgactCGGAGCAAGCCTCCCCAACCAG TGGGGGCCCCTCCGGCCCCACCCCCCCTGGAGATGATGGGggcccccccaggaccccccagagGAGAG cagaggagctgaagcCTGAAGGGGGTCGGgagagcagctccaagggccGGAGCTGCAGCCGTGGCCCTGCAGGAATGGGGGACCCTGAGAG GAGGGACCCCCGGAAGGAGCACGAGCCAAAGAAACTGGAGGAGAACCCCCCCTCT ttcagCCATGCCAGCAAATATGCCGCGCTCTCCATGGATGGGGAGGATGAAGGTGATGATGAAGAAGGAGCTGAGTAA